The following coding sequences lie in one Phalacrocorax carbo chromosome 3, bPhaCar2.1, whole genome shotgun sequence genomic window:
- the SULT6B1 gene encoding LOW QUALITY PROTEIN: sulfotransferase 6B1 (The sequence of the model RefSeq protein was modified relative to this genomic sequence to represent the inferred CDS: inserted 1 base in 1 codon; deleted 1 base in 1 codon) — translation MTEDKKAFVDKIDKALAKSEGLTLKDLLFYQGTPYPVTVCSVETFQALKNLEARRDDVVLVSYPKCGVNWLIQILSDLIFTTLHSKPVGTELLFIECGVPDKYQRMKQIPSPRVLATHLNYDCLPKSXFKNKAKILVLFRNPKDTAVSFFHFHNNAPSVPSYSSWDEFFSEFVNGKVVWGSYFDHAVTWNKHIEDENTMIIIYEDLKENLTASVKQIAEFFGFSPTAEQIQSIAERATFQAVKYKAQETHGAVGSILFRKGVVGDWKNLFTKAQNQEMDAKSKECLGGTKLGVKLKYDVYCKA, via the exons ATGACTGAGGATAAAAAAGCCTTTGTTGATAAGATAGATAAAGCATTGGCAAAGTCTGAAGGGCTTACCTTGAAGGATCTGCTGTTCTATCAGGGGACCCCCTATCCTGTCACGGTGTGCAGTGTGGAAACGTTCCAAGCCCTGAAGAACCTGGAAGCCAGAAGAGATGATGTGGTGCTGGTGTCCTACCCCAAATGTG GTGTGAACTGGCTTATCCAGATTTTAAGTGATTTGATATTTACAACTCTCCATAGTAAACCTGTAGGCACAGAACTGCTATTTATTGAATGTGGAGTTCCAGATAAGTATCAG AGGATGAAGCAGATTCCATCTCCAAGGGTTTTGGCAACACATCTGAATTATGATTGCCTCCCCAAGT ATTTCAAGAACAAAGCCAAG ATACTAGTGCTGTTTCGAAACCCTAAAGAtacagctgtttca tttttccatttccacaaCAACGCGCCAAGTGTCCCCAGTTACAGCTCCTGGGATGAGTTCTTCTCAGAGTTCGTGAATGGGAAAG TCGTCTGGGGATCCTATTTTGATCATGCAGTCACCTGGAACAAACACATTGAGGATGAGAATACTATGATCATAATATATGAGGACCTGAAGGAG AATTTGACTGCCAGTGTAAAGCAGATAGCGGAATTCTTTGGATTCTCCCCAACAGCAGAGCAGATCCAGTCCATTGCAGAGAGGGCCACTTTCCAGGCAGTGAAATACAAGGCACAAGAGACCCATGGTGCTGTTGGCTCAATTCTTTTCCGCAAAG GTGTTGTTGGAGACTGGAAAAATCTTTTCACTAAAGCTCAGAACCAGGAAATGGATGCCAAATCCAAAGAGTGCTTAGGAGGAACTAAGCTGGGAGTGAAGTTAAAATACGATGTGTACTGCAAGGCCTGA